In Sphingobacteriaceae bacterium, the following proteins share a genomic window:
- a CDS encoding transporter produces the protein MKTTHTPFAFLFLCLIFKQMSFAQVSQSLTIEDCENLFLKKNLSLLAQQYNISAKQSLVIQAKAYPNPIFSADINLYDPQNKKVLHIDSGGQKSFQVEQLILLGGKRRTEIEIAKQSTVLAESEFADLLRNLKAQLSDRFYSINSQKVVIENFQKQLQILDTIINAYKTQSDKGNLPLKDLIRLKSVYIKINGHKSELASMNEEDQKQLKLLLQTNVDINPVVSEDDFKKFVELKALSELQTLAITNRPDLKIADQGALLAALALKREKKQAIPDVAVNASYDQRGGAFRNQINAGISLPLPILNANRGNIKAAEYDKKAMDLYLQEKKLEVELDIQKAWSTMQRSINEYTKVKELYNEEFLIVNKGINDNFNRRNISILEFVDFVEAFNESLADFERIKQQLAQSAAQINYTTATKIY, from the coding sequence ATGAAAACTACACACACACCATTCGCTTTCCTGTTTCTTTGCCTGATTTTTAAGCAGATGAGTTTTGCACAGGTTTCGCAGTCGCTAACCATTGAAGACTGCGAAAATCTTTTTCTCAAAAAAAACCTGTCTTTACTCGCCCAACAGTACAATATCAGCGCTAAACAATCATTGGTAATCCAGGCAAAAGCTTATCCAAATCCAATTTTCAGCGCCGACATTAATTTGTACGATCCACAAAACAAGAAAGTGCTTCACATAGATTCAGGTGGACAAAAATCTTTCCAGGTAGAACAACTAATATTATTAGGAGGCAAACGCAGAACAGAAATAGAGATTGCTAAACAAAGTACGGTATTGGCTGAATCAGAATTTGCAGACCTCTTACGGAATTTAAAAGCACAACTCAGTGACAGGTTCTACAGCATTAACAGTCAAAAAGTTGTTATTGAAAACTTCCAAAAACAACTTCAGATCCTCGACACAATAATCAATGCTTATAAAACACAGTCTGACAAAGGAAATTTACCCTTGAAGGATTTAATTCGTTTGAAATCGGTTTACATTAAAATAAACGGTCATAAGTCAGAATTAGCAAGCATGAATGAAGAAGATCAGAAACAATTAAAACTTTTATTGCAGACAAATGTGGATATAAATCCGGTTGTTTCTGAGGATGACTTCAAAAAATTTGTAGAGCTGAAAGCACTCAGCGAACTTCAAACACTTGCTATTACGAACAGGCCGGACCTTAAAATTGCCGATCAAGGCGCCCTATTAGCCGCACTCGCACTTAAACGCGAAAAGAAGCAGGCGATCCCGGATGTTGCCGTGAACGCCAGTTACGATCAGCGTGGCGGAGCTTTTCGCAACCAGATTAATGCCGGTATTTCATTGCCGCTCCCAATTCTCAATGCTAACCGCGGTAATATTAAAGCGGCCGAATACGACAAGAAGGCAATGGATCTTTATCTGCAGGAAAAAAAACTGGAAGTAGAACTTGACATTCAGAAGGCGTGGTCGACCATGCAACGTAGCATAAATGAATACACCAAAGTAAAGGAATTATACAACGAAGAATTTCTAATTGTCAACAAGGGAATCAACGATAATTTTAACCGTAGAAATATTTCCATCCTGGAGTTTGTGGATTTCGTTGAAGCTTTTAACGAATCTCTCGCTGACTTTGAACGAATAAAACAACAACTGGCACAATCAGCGGCGCAAA